One segment of Mycolicibacterium neworleansense DNA contains the following:
- a CDS encoding adenylate/guanylate cyclase domain-containing protein: MAETSYAPCGGLSLAYQVFGDGPVELVYAGSFVSHLELFWTMPEFEAFMDRLSSFCRVLLFDKAGVGLSDPVPQVRTLEDRAAEIEAVMDAAGFGRAVLFGVSEGGPATTLFAATRPERTRALILTGTFAYFGIAGWDDFDRDPADLHARMLTEVGAGYAPSAAQFARFQEFGRASASGWGTGAALRCLLPTFGSVRQLGMFERMSASPGMARATLEAAFRIDVRPILPTIAVPTLVIHATGDLVPVQGGRYLAEHIPGARMLEVDGTDHVPWITNPDEITTEIEEFLTGSHGAPSQSHRALRTVLFTDMVASTEHAAATGDERWRAVLHRVGDTTAELATRFGGTVVKSTGDGHLVTFDGPTQAIRCAEAVRDQTKTAGVEIRAGIHTGECELFDGDIGGIAVHIAARILALAGAGEILVSSTVRDLVVGSGTGFDDRGDVELRGVPGTWRLLAVDRHGARAGSTEAVLASVPTPGPRPTMRRSDHAMAMMAKRMPSLMRGMARVTPSARFSR; the protein is encoded by the coding sequence GTGGCGGAGACGTCATACGCACCGTGCGGCGGTCTGAGTCTCGCCTACCAGGTATTCGGAGACGGACCCGTCGAGCTCGTCTACGCCGGGTCTTTCGTCAGCCACCTCGAGCTGTTTTGGACGATGCCCGAGTTCGAGGCCTTCATGGACCGGCTCTCCAGCTTCTGCCGCGTCCTGCTGTTCGACAAGGCCGGCGTCGGGTTGTCGGACCCCGTGCCCCAGGTGCGCACGTTGGAGGATCGGGCTGCCGAGATCGAGGCGGTGATGGACGCCGCCGGTTTCGGACGGGCCGTCTTGTTCGGGGTGAGTGAAGGTGGCCCCGCCACCACCCTGTTCGCGGCGACCCGGCCCGAGCGGACCCGGGCCTTGATTCTCACCGGCACGTTCGCGTACTTCGGCATCGCCGGATGGGATGACTTCGACCGCGACCCGGCCGACCTCCATGCGCGGATGCTGACCGAGGTGGGCGCGGGGTACGCGCCGTCGGCCGCGCAGTTCGCCCGATTCCAGGAGTTCGGCCGCGCGAGCGCCTCGGGCTGGGGTACCGGCGCAGCACTGAGATGCCTGCTCCCTACGTTCGGGTCGGTCCGCCAACTCGGGATGTTCGAGCGCATGAGCGCCAGCCCCGGGATGGCCCGGGCCACGCTGGAAGCCGCGTTCCGGATCGACGTCCGGCCGATCCTGCCCACCATCGCGGTGCCCACTCTGGTAATCCATGCCACCGGCGATCTCGTCCCGGTCCAAGGCGGGCGGTACCTCGCCGAGCACATCCCGGGTGCCCGGATGCTCGAGGTCGACGGCACCGATCACGTTCCCTGGATCACCAATCCCGACGAGATCACGACCGAGATCGAGGAGTTCCTGACCGGCAGCCATGGCGCACCGTCGCAATCGCACCGGGCGCTGCGCACGGTGTTGTTCACCGACATGGTCGCCTCGACCGAGCATGCCGCGGCCACCGGCGACGAGCGGTGGCGCGCGGTGCTCCATCGCGTCGGCGACACCACCGCGGAACTGGCAACGCGATTCGGGGGCACAGTGGTGAAGAGCACCGGTGACGGCCACCTGGTCACCTTCGACGGCCCGACACAGGCGATCCGCTGCGCCGAGGCCGTGCGCGATCAGACCAAGACGGCGGGCGTAGAGATTCGCGCCGGAATCCACACCGGCGAATGTGAACTGTTCGACGGCGACATCGGCGGAATCGCGGTCCATATCGCGGCGCGCATCCTGGCACTGGCCGGTGCGGGAGAGATCCTGGTGTCCAGCACCGTCCGCGATCTGGTGGTGGGCTCGGGGACCGGCTTCGACGACCGTGGTGATGTCGAGTTGCGAGGTGTGCCCGGCACCTGGCGGCTCCTGGCGGTCGACCGCCACGGAGCACGGGCCGGATCGACCGAGGCCGTACTCGCTTCTGTGCCGACTCCTGGGCCCAGGCCGACGATGCGCCGATCGGATCACGCCATGGCGATGATGGCAAAACGGATGCCCAGCCTCATGCGCGGGATGGCTCGGGTCACCCCGAGTGCCCGCTTCAGCAGGTGA
- the cbiE gene encoding precorrin-6y C5,15-methyltransferase (decarboxylating) subunit CbiE → MITVVGIGADGMTGLSQTSRDELGRATVVYGSPRQLELLDGSVTPDRREWPSPMLPALPTLFGDADVHVVASGDPMLHGIGATLIRLFGKQRVRVLPHVSSVTLACARMGWTVPDTEVISLVTAEPHTAVRRGGRAVVLSRDAQTPVTLAQLLDESGRGDSELTILEQLGGPGERRHDGTARDWASAGPMGVDDLNVVAVVYRPDDRRAHALPDEAFAHDGQLTKQSIRAVTLAALGPRPGELLWDVGSGSGSIAIEWSRSAPGCSAVAFERDEQRRDRLVGNVTAFGVRVDVRGGAPEALDGAVEPDAIFIGGGVTQPGLLQACFDRLPAGGRLVVNAVTLESEAVVAQWYSKEGGEVRRYQHYQGGAIGGFTGWRPALPVTQWAVVKR, encoded by the coding sequence GTGATCACCGTGGTCGGCATCGGCGCCGACGGGATGACCGGTTTGTCGCAGACCTCCCGCGATGAGTTGGGAAGAGCGACCGTGGTGTACGGCTCGCCGAGGCAGCTCGAATTGCTCGACGGCAGTGTGACGCCGGACCGTCGCGAATGGCCGTCGCCGATGCTGCCGGCCCTGCCGACTCTTTTCGGCGATGCTGATGTGCACGTGGTGGCCAGCGGTGATCCGATGCTGCACGGCATCGGTGCGACGTTGATCCGGTTGTTCGGCAAGCAGCGGGTGCGGGTGCTGCCGCACGTGTCGAGCGTGACGCTGGCCTGTGCGCGGATGGGCTGGACGGTGCCCGATACCGAGGTGATCAGCCTGGTCACCGCCGAACCGCACACTGCGGTGCGTCGCGGCGGCCGTGCGGTCGTGCTGTCCCGCGATGCGCAGACCCCCGTGACGCTGGCCCAGCTGTTGGACGAATCCGGCCGGGGCGACTCGGAATTGACCATCTTGGAGCAACTGGGCGGGCCGGGGGAGCGCCGTCACGACGGCACCGCCCGGGACTGGGCGTCGGCCGGGCCCATGGGTGTGGACGACCTCAACGTGGTGGCGGTGGTCTACCGTCCCGATGATCGTCGGGCCCATGCACTGCCCGACGAGGCGTTCGCCCACGACGGACAACTGACCAAGCAGTCCATCCGGGCGGTCACCCTGGCGGCACTGGGGCCGCGGCCCGGAGAACTGTTGTGGGATGTCGGCTCGGGCTCGGGAAGCATTGCGATCGAATGGTCGCGCAGCGCACCGGGATGCTCGGCGGTCGCCTTCGAACGTGACGAGCAGCGCCGCGACCGGCTCGTCGGCAACGTCACGGCCTTCGGGGTGCGCGTGGACGTGCGTGGCGGCGCCCCGGAGGCCCTCGACGGTGCGGTCGAGCCCGACGCGATCTTCATCGGCGGCGGGGTCACCCAGCCCGGATTGCTGCAGGCCTGTTTCGACCGGCTGCCCGCCGGCGGGCGGCTCGTGGTCAACGCGGTCACGCTGGAGTCTGAAGCGGTTGTGGCGCAATGGTATTCAAAGGAAGGTGGCGAGGTGCGGCGATATCAGCACTACCAGGGTGGCGCGATCGGCGGATTCACCGGCTGGCGCCCGGCACTGCCGGTCACCCAATGGGCGGTGGTGAAGCGATGA
- the cobM gene encoding precorrin-4 C(11)-methyltransferase, translated as MTVYFIGAGPGAADLITVRGARLLGSCPVCLYAGSIMPDDLLALCSADAKVVDTGPLNLDQIIDELVAADKAGVDVARLHSGDPSIYSALAEQCRRLDKLGIGYEIVPGVPAFAAVAAALGRELTVPGVAQTVTLSRVATLSTAMPEGEDLGTLSAPGATLVLHLAAAQIDNIVPQLIDGGYRPETPCAVVAFASWPQESVLRGTLADIAEKMHAAAVTKTAVIVIGDVLAAEGFSDSYLYSSGRRRGATH; from the coding sequence ATGACGGTGTACTTCATCGGCGCGGGTCCGGGCGCTGCTGATCTGATCACCGTGCGCGGTGCCCGGTTGCTCGGCAGTTGCCCGGTGTGCCTGTACGCCGGGTCGATCATGCCCGACGACCTGCTGGCGTTGTGCTCGGCCGATGCCAAGGTGGTGGACACCGGGCCGCTGAACCTCGACCAGATCATCGACGAGTTGGTGGCCGCGGACAAGGCGGGTGTGGATGTGGCACGGCTGCATTCGGGTGACCCGTCGATCTACAGCGCGCTGGCCGAGCAATGCCGCAGGCTCGACAAGCTGGGCATCGGCTATGAGATCGTGCCGGGCGTACCGGCGTTCGCCGCGGTGGCCGCCGCGCTGGGCCGGGAGCTCACCGTGCCCGGCGTCGCCCAGACCGTCACCCTTTCCCGGGTGGCCACTCTGTCCACGGCGATGCCCGAGGGCGAGGACCTGGGTACCCTGTCGGCGCCGGGGGCGACGCTGGTGCTGCACCTGGCCGCCGCGCAGATCGACAACATCGTCCCGCAGCTCATCGACGGCGGGTACCGCCCCGAAACCCCGTGCGCTGTGGTGGCATTCGCCAGCTGGCCGCAGGAGAGCGTGTTGCGCGGCACCCTGGCCGACATCGCCGAGAAGATGCATGCGGCCGCGGTGACCAAGACCGCGGTGATCGTCATCGGCGATGTCCTTGCCGCCGAGGGATTTTCCGACAGCTACCTGTACTCGTCAGGGCGGCGTCGTGGGGCCACCCACTGA
- a CDS encoding phosphotransferase family protein, with translation MPKSIPGTPAEVTAAWLSQVLGAEVASVQTAPIGTGQTGATYRVSVTYRDDAGLPATFAVKLPSQDETVRDRVTIGYRSEHAFYTNVADHVQIPVPRCHHCEIAGEGADFVLLLADMAPAEQGDQIAGCTPAEATLAVLALADLHGPTWADPRWANFPGIAMPKPEPDSAKGFGDVAKMAADITLDKLGDRLSAEDHDTMRTAMSMVTPWLLAEPERFAILHGDYRLDNMLFDPDRTRITVVDWQTLGSGLPSRDLSYFTATSLDPAVRAAAEADLVEAYHERVLSHGVTGYDRETCWQDYRLGMLQAPLITVLGTAFASSTERGDDMMVVMAQRGCQAIRELGTLELINT, from the coding sequence ATCCCCAAGTCGATTCCCGGCACGCCCGCCGAGGTGACCGCCGCATGGTTGTCGCAGGTGCTCGGCGCCGAGGTGGCTTCGGTGCAGACCGCGCCGATCGGTACGGGTCAGACGGGTGCCACCTACCGGGTGTCGGTCACCTACCGTGACGACGCCGGCCTGCCTGCCACGTTCGCGGTCAAGTTGCCGTCGCAGGACGAGACGGTGCGTGACCGCGTCACGATCGGCTACCGCTCGGAACACGCCTTCTACACCAACGTGGCCGACCACGTGCAGATCCCCGTCCCCCGCTGTCACCACTGCGAAATCGCCGGCGAGGGAGCTGATTTCGTCCTACTCCTGGCTGACATGGCACCGGCCGAACAAGGCGATCAGATCGCCGGCTGCACACCGGCCGAGGCCACCCTTGCCGTCCTGGCGCTCGCGGATCTGCACGGGCCGACGTGGGCGGACCCGCGGTGGGCGAACTTCCCCGGTATCGCGATGCCCAAGCCGGAACCCGACTCCGCCAAGGGATTCGGCGATGTCGCCAAGATGGCGGCCGACATCACCCTGGACAAACTCGGCGACCGGCTCAGCGCCGAAGATCACGACACCATGCGCACGGCCATGTCGATGGTCACCCCGTGGCTGCTGGCCGAACCGGAACGATTCGCCATCCTTCACGGCGACTACCGCCTGGACAACATGCTGTTCGACCCCGACCGCACCCGGATCACCGTGGTGGACTGGCAGACACTCGGTTCCGGCCTGCCGTCCCGCGACCTGTCGTACTTCACCGCGACCAGCCTGGACCCGGCCGTGCGGGCGGCGGCCGAAGCCGACCTCGTCGAGGCGTACCACGAACGGGTGCTGTCCCACGGCGTCACCGGATACGACCGTGAAACCTGTTGGCAGGACTATCGTTTGGGCATGCTGCAGGCACCACTGATCACGGTGCTCGGAACAGCCTTCGCCAGTTCCACCGAGCGCGGTGACGACATGATGGTGGTGATGGCTCAGCGCGGTTGCCAGGCGATCCGGGAGCTCGGCACGCTCGAGCTGATCAACACCTGA
- a CDS encoding cobalt-precorrin-6A reductase — MKVLLLGGTGEARALAARLHPEVEVISSLAGRVPDPALPVGPVRIGGFGGVDGMRQWLVDEHVDAVVDATHPFAATITAHAAQVCAQLEVPHLVLARPAWGPGSAIVVGSDTEAADTVANNGYSRVFLTTGRSGTGAFKGVDAWFLIRAVTPPDADTLPADHELLLSRGPYDYEGELALLREHRIEALVTKNSGGAMTEPKLRAAAAAGVPVVMVDRPPLPPGVHTVTTVEEAAAWVRAKIAG, encoded by the coding sequence ATGAAAGTGCTCCTGCTCGGCGGTACCGGCGAGGCCCGTGCCCTGGCCGCGCGTCTGCACCCCGAGGTCGAGGTGATCAGCTCGCTGGCCGGCCGGGTTCCGGATCCGGCGTTGCCGGTCGGCCCGGTGCGTATCGGTGGGTTCGGCGGAGTGGACGGGATGCGCCAGTGGCTGGTCGACGAGCATGTCGACGCGGTGGTGGATGCCACCCATCCCTTCGCGGCCACCATCACCGCGCACGCCGCGCAGGTCTGCGCTCAGCTTGAGGTGCCTCATCTGGTGCTGGCCCGGCCCGCCTGGGGGCCGGGGTCGGCGATAGTGGTGGGGTCGGACACCGAAGCAGCCGACACCGTCGCCAACAACGGCTATTCGCGGGTCTTCTTGACCACCGGCCGGTCCGGAACCGGGGCGTTCAAAGGCGTCGACGCGTGGTTCCTGATCCGTGCGGTCACCCCACCGGACGCCGACACCCTGCCGGCGGATCATGAGCTGCTGCTCTCCCGCGGCCCGTACGACTACGAGGGTGAGCTGGCTCTGTTGCGCGAGCACCGTATCGAGGCGCTGGTGACCAAGAACAGTGGCGGCGCGATGACCGAGCCGAAACTGCGCGCGGCGGCGGCCGCCGGGGTACCGGTGGTGATGGTGGACCGTCCGCCGCTGCCGCCCGGGGTGCATACGGTGACGACGGTTGAAGAGGCGGCCGCTTGGGTTCGGGCCAAAATCGCAGGCTGA
- a CDS encoding TetR/AcrR family transcriptional regulator, translating to MAQQGAGVRSPVDRRQPQRSDQRRTAILVALDDHLRQTGFDALNIAEVARQAGVGRSAFYFYFENKATAVAALVEPMYEALFAANHILADTTRPPRDRVHDTIEAVLRTAEDHRYLVQAMLEARGSSGAVRDLWDAARESFVPTVAAVITAERTAGRAPGGVDPVVLATLLMEFNDRLLERFIVGGPLSRQQLLEGAEAMWMGSIFGAVQ from the coding sequence GTGGCACAGCAGGGCGCAGGTGTACGGTCGCCGGTCGACCGGCGCCAACCGCAACGCAGTGACCAGCGGCGGACCGCGATCCTTGTCGCCCTCGACGACCATCTGAGGCAGACCGGGTTCGACGCGCTCAACATCGCCGAGGTCGCCCGGCAGGCCGGAGTCGGCCGCTCGGCCTTCTATTTCTATTTCGAGAACAAGGCCACGGCAGTCGCGGCCCTGGTCGAGCCCATGTACGAGGCGTTGTTCGCCGCCAACCACATCCTGGCCGACACCACCCGACCGCCGCGTGACCGCGTCCACGACACCATCGAGGCCGTCCTGCGGACCGCCGAGGATCACCGATACCTGGTGCAGGCGATGTTGGAGGCCCGCGGGTCCAGCGGGGCAGTCCGGGATCTGTGGGACGCCGCCCGCGAGTCCTTCGTCCCCACCGTCGCAGCGGTCATCACCGCCGAGCGGACCGCAGGACGCGCCCCCGGCGGTGTCGATCCCGTGGTGCTGGCGACCCTGCTCATGGAATTCAACGACCGACTGCTGGAACGGTTCATCGTCGGTGGGCCATTGTCTCGACAACAACTGCTGGAAGGTGCGGAGGCGATGTGGATGGGCTCGATTTTCGGAGCAGTGCAGTGA